In a single window of the Plodia interpunctella isolate USDA-ARS_2022_Savannah chromosome 26, ilPloInte3.2, whole genome shotgun sequence genome:
- the LOC128681076 gene encoding uncharacterized protein LOC128681076 codes for MENNSDGDIQLNRSLEVQEKTSRQESDVVEEIEWDDSNFRNTEKRKTREDESNSEEGFQTVTRRKRAAKRLLRSNSHKGQVEPSRGESQYIERYEVCITSLEILPKQMAMAKLLRGENISNILRIKYKSPYKVLIQVEDEETAEKLLGCQKILNMGCRCQMTTETSFCYGIVKNVDLDMTEKDLVDVVESSAEVVSIKRLNRIDADGKWVPSETIRLCFKGTILPPYITAYGCRFKVDTYIFPVTQCSGCWKFGHVVKFCPTKKIVCPKCGENHENCEIKEFSCANCKGSHLALDKICPIYQKEKLIRSIMSKNNTTYRKALLIYKEEMAEKEESESEIINWEMEPTPAQATGMDTSASQPASVPISGTSQNTYSNVVGAKTMVQQTRLDSEETPASYNKKKNDKKNKKKEETKGNLCNTEKCSMEFEEVEMGNNKKQESQRATQQERRSKFRIIFERFKDILLSNVSVGEKIFLLLQLIVEQCKVVLKDMFTDGEMLGKIFKLFNG; via the coding sequence ATGGAAAATAATAGTGACGGCGACATACAATTGAATAGAAGTTTGGAAGTTCAAGAAAAAACGAGCAGGCAGGAAAGTGATGTTGTTGAAGAGATAGAATGGGATGACTCAAACTTCAGGAATACTGAGAAAAGGAAGACTAGGGAAGATGAAAGTAATAGTGAGGAAGGTTTCCAAACTGTTACCCGCAGAAAGAGGGCAGCGAAGCGTTTACTGAGGAGTAACTCCCACAAGGGCCAAGTTGAACCATCAAGAGGAGAATCGCAATATATTGAAAGATATGAAGTATGTATTACTTCTTTGGAGATTTTACCTAAGCAAATGGCTATGGCAAAGTTGCTGAGAGGtgagaatatttcaaatattttgagaataaaatataaaagcccCTATAAGGTTCTCATTCAAGTAGAAGACGAAGAGACGGCAGAAAAACTGTTAGgttgtcaaaaaatacttaatatggGATGTAGATGTCAGATGACTACGGAAACCAGTTTTTGTTATGGTATTGTGAAAAATGTTGATTTAGATATGACAGAAAAAGATTTAGTGGATGTTGTAGAATCTTCAGCAGAAGTTGTCTCAATTAAACGTTTAAATCGCATTGACGCAGATGGAAAATGGGTACCGAGTGAAACAATAAGACTATGTTTTAAAGGAACCATTTTACCCCCATATATAACAGCATATGGATGTAGATTCAAGGTTGATACCTATATATTCCCTGTAACTCAATGTTCCGGGTGCTGGAAATTTGGACATGTAGTCAAGTTCTGTCCCACGAAGAAAATTGTTTGCCCTAAATGTGGAGAGAACCatgaaaattgtgaaattaaagaattttcaTGTGCCAATTGTAAAGGTTCCCACTTGGCCCTAGACAAAATATGCCCCATTTACCAAAAAGAGAAATTGATTCGCTCTATTATGAGTAAGAATAATACCACGTATAGAAAggcattacttatttataaagaagaGATGGCGGAGAAAGAAGAGTCGGAGTCTGAGATCATAAACTGGGAAATGGAACCGACCCCTGCACAAGCAACTGGTATGGACACCAGCGCCTCACAGCCTGCCTCTGTCCCAATTTCCGGTACTTCTCAAAATACTTATAGCAATGTTGTAGGGGCTAAAACAATGGTCCAGCAAACGCGACTAGATAGTGAAGAAACTCCTGCCTCATATAATAAGAAGAAAAACgacaaaaagaataaaaaaaaggaagaaaCGAAGGGAAATCTTTGCAACACGGAAAAATGTTCTATGGAATTCGAGGAAGTCGAAAtgggtaataataaaaaacaggaATCACAACGAGCAACTCAGCAAGAAAGAAGATCAAAgtttagaataatttttgaacgttttaaagatatattattgtcTAATGTTTCGGTgggagaaaaaatttttttgttgcttCAGTTGATTGTTGAACAATGTAAAGTTGTTTTAAAGGATATGTTTACCGATGGAGAGATGTTAggcaaaatttttaaactttttaatggaTAG